One genomic window of Gossypium hirsutum isolate 1008001.06 chromosome D11, Gossypium_hirsutum_v2.1, whole genome shotgun sequence includes the following:
- the LOC107890092 gene encoding uncharacterized protein → MSMKPSIMIQICKLTVFFLFISFSAKSVSFAEIVFEESNDDESKAFQSAMTEVNVYSESESEVAYSDYCSSVVPESVTNSKAYTESFGAFNGYETGYYIGGNGILNPKINTISNSFSFETRHVSKTVADGVWKIEGSLMFYESYHPIPSPFHLKLHGFWSEFSGNLCMVGTGSAYSKHGNLLTPAAVFRLRNLRDSSNITTLITGTLESLSSSDGVSYFESISVVMFPLLNYEYTFDFREFTHQFSGERDGLKNLAFNELPSRRFCSMIMGHVNEFKLQYARDCSSGKQTCLPFVRLNGYLPHILSFSSIRCSEVERRIRVLIEFRNTSHVRKYPSFNPNTTLIGEGTWDDRENQLFVLVCRFLDIGESWSNAHVGDCTTRLSFRFPAILSIRETSSAMGQIWTTKTANDSGYFDRTIFRSTGNHMVGVPGLKYEYTEFNRVKNLCLRKVQLLRNKGQSYPSGHSTDLKFDMLVKSSENRSGWGSADPLAIGDQLYKPYLFLMDLPGTMLERPVPARLMNVSYEVSITLQTPIDVANGVLFSYIEEKVEIRAEGIYDSETGKLCMVGCRKLGFDNQVFENASVDCEILLNFEFSPLKPNQIGGYITGSIESTRTSPDLLKFDRLEVYSTIYKTDQRKSSIWTTDHQSTKVLLSNTLMCIFVGLQLYYVQNNPNVLPSISLVMLVILTLGHMVPLALDYETLRSNKQHWNMVSPHNGGLIELNEVIVTVVMVVAFLLLLRLLQLTASARSRDRNRKSLLFAEEMTLIVIACLYAAGAKFTLLVAMEKRRLDVALLYFSSVESWYHSIYNDFKSYAGLILDGFLLPQILLNMFSKSKQKALSCSFYIGTTFVRLLPHAYDLYCNLNSIYYSMLQVSVSPVQCFVSAAWDVTIFWGLLLLAAIIYLQQKFDGHCILPSRLRQLESYSEEFHS, encoded by the coding sequence ATGTCTATGAAACCTTCAATAATGATACAGATTTGTAAGCTCACAGTCTTCTTTTTGTTCATTAGTTTTTCTGCAAAATCTGTGTCATTTGCTGAGATTGTATTTGAAGAATCCAATGATGATGAGAGTAAAGCTTTCCAATCTGCCATGACTGAAGTGAATGTATACAGTGAGAGTGAAAGTGAAGTCGCTTACTCTGATTACTGCTCTTCAGTTGTTCCTGAATCAGTCACCAACTCTAAAGCTTACACCGAGAGTTTTGGAGCATTTAATGGATATGAAACTGGTTATTACATTGGTGGAAATGGAATTCTCAACCCAAAGATCAACACAATCTCGAATTCCTTCTCATTTGAAACCAGACATGTGTCTAAAACTGTTGCAGATGGTGTGTGGAAGATTGAGGGAAGCTTGATGTTCTACGAATCATATCATCCAATACCAAGTCCATTTCATTTGAAACTCCATGGATTCTGGTCTGAATTTTCTGGGAATCTCTGTATGGTTGGAACCGGTTCTGCTTACTCCAAACATGGTAATCTGCTAACTCCTGCAGCAGTTTTCAGGCTTAGAAATCTCAGGGATTCGAGTAACATCACTACTTTGATTACTGGAACATTAGAGAGTCTAAGTTCTAGTGATGGGGTGAGCTACTTTGAATCCATTTCTGTAGTCATGTTTCCTTTGTTGAATTATGAGTACACTTTTGACTTCAGAGAGTTTACACATCAGTTTTCTGGTGAAAGAGATGGCCTGAAGAATTTGGCATTCAATGAACTTCCAAGTAGAAGATTTTGTTCAATGATAATGGGCCATGTAAATGAATTTAAGCTGCAGTACGCAAGGGACTGCAGTTCTGGAAAGCAAACTTGCCTTCCATTTGTTCGGTTGAATGGCTATTTGCCTCATATTCTGTCATTTTCAAGCATTAGGTGTTCAGAGGTTGAAAGGAGAATTCGGGTTTTGATAGAATTTAGAAACACTAGCCATGTCCGAAAATACCCTTCTTTCAATCCCAACACAACATTGATTGGAGAAGGAACATGGGATGATAGGGAAAACCAGCTATTCGTTCTTGTTTGTCGGTTTTTAGACATTGGAGAATCTTGGTCTAACGCTCATGTTGGTGATTGCACAACAAGGTTGAGCTTTAGATTCCCAGCAATCTTGTCTATCAGAGAGACTAGCAGTGCAATGGGGCAAATATGGACCACAAAAACCGCAAATGATTCTGGTTACTTTGATAGGACTATATTCCGAAGTACCGGGAACCATATGGTGGGAGTTCCTGGTTTGAAGTATGAATACACCGAATTTAACAGAGTAAAAAATCTATGCCTGAGAAAGGTGCAGCTGCTCCGGAACAAGGGACAAAGTTACCCAAGTGGCCATTCCACAGACTTGAAATTTGACATGTTGGTTAAAAGTTCAGAGAATAGAAGTGGATGGGGTTCTGCGGATCCTCTCGCCATCGGCGATCAGTTATACAAGCCTTATTTGTTTCTGATGGATCTTCCTGGCACCATGCTGGAAAGACCAGTGCCTGCAAGGCTTATGAATGTTAGCTATGAAGTGAGCATCACATTGCAAACTCCTATAGATGTAGCTAATGGAGTTTTATTTTCTTACATTGAAGAGAAAGTGGAGATTAGAGCTGAAGGGATTTATGATTCTGAAACTGGAAAGTTGTGTATGGTTGGTTGCAGAAAGTTGGGATTTGATAACCAAGTGTTCGAAAATGCTTCTGTGGACTGTGAAATTCTTTTGAACTTTGAGTTTTCTCCATTAAAACCAAATCAAATTGGAGGATATATCACGGGAAGCATTGAAAGCACCCGGACAAGTCCTGATCTTCTTAAATTTGATCGTCTAGAGGTGTATTCTACTATCTACAAGACCGATCAACGAAAAAGTTCGATTTGGACAACGGATCATCAGAGTACAAAGGTTCTATTATCTAACACACTAATGTGCATCTTTGTAGGATTGCAGCTTTATTATGTGCAGAATAACCCAAACGTACTCCCTTCCATTTCACTTGTTATGCTTGTGATTCTTACCTTGGGCCACATGGTTCCTCTTGCACTAGACTATGAAACCTTGCGCTCCAACAAGCAACATTGGAACATGGTTTCGCCGCACAATGGTGGATTGATTGAATTAAATGAAGTGATTGTGACGGTAGTTATGGTGGTTGCTTTCTTACTACTACTTCGCCTTCTCCAATTAACAGCCTCAGCTAGATCACGTGACAGAAACCGGAAGTCCTTGCTGTTTGCGGAAGAAATGACCCTAATTGTGATTGCATGTCTATATGCTGCTGGGGCCAAATTTACACTGCTTGTTGCCATGGAGAAGCGTAGACTGGATGTTGCATTGCTTTACTTTTCATCCGTCGAATCCTGGTATCATTCCATCTACAATGACTTCAAATCATATGCAGGTTTAATCTTGGACGGCTTTCTTTTGCCTCAGATACTTCTCAACATGTTCTCAAAATCCAAACAGAAGGCACTCAGTTGTTCATTCTATATCGGGACCACTTTTGTTCGATTGCTGCCACATGCATATGATCTTTATTGCAATCTCAACTCTATTTATTACAGCATGTTACAAGTTTCCGTGAGTCCTGTCCAGTGTTTTGTCTCCGCTGCttgggatgttacaatatttTGGGGGCTCCTCCTGCTTGCTGCTATCATTTACTTGCAGCAAAAGTTTGATGGTCATTGCATTCTTCCATCCAGACTTAGACAGCTGGAATCATATTCTGAGGAGTTCCATTCGTAA
- the LOC107889390 gene encoding probable ubiquitin-conjugating enzyme E2 26 isoform X3, whose translation MDPEVIKIPPPIPLSVKSKNKQVATHEVIDVHNNEDSTDTMILDEDFVAKSLGLINKVTPPKHSIQGSQNISNLDCNLASSDELFYTNYLNDFMDAGKYAMLQEHFDGVELPAGEDTSIPWFENMTIEVPDGLEASIPWFENISESKKKTSHGTISLTTNANDNLHFLWLQDPAHINMNAASVSNSSSLTPDDPLSHSPGVANLSSPSLFSQILQSQNSATSQTISSIQDLPVVHLPDLTNGNNASHHIEMILSHAIMSPVDAPNHTVVAEPPSPFWLPVATPEQFFNKHSIYSNFPDLVHGAYITPEEVADIRNQKNVDEEAILSKLQFFKQFDTVEDFSDHHYASSGASTKQPPKNWSKKIQEEWKILEKDLPDTIFVRVYESRMDLLRAVIIGAEGTPYHDGLFFFDVFFPASYPKEPPHVYYHSGGLRLNPNLYDCGKVCLSLLNTWSGKKNERWIPGMSTMLQVLVSIQALILNQKPYFNEPGWERLSGTPKGELMSRQYNEETFILSLKTMIYSMRRPPKHFEDFVVGHFYTCAHDILVACKAYMDGAQVGCPVKGGIQDVEEGEKSCSPKFKVSMAGCVNMLVKEFTVLGVKDCEKFLVAPESRNNGVDRMPMAAANMN comes from the exons ATGGACCCCGAAGTGATCAAGATTCCTCCTCCGATTCCTCTCTCTGTTAAGTCTAAAAATAAACAG GTTGCTACTCATGAAGTAATTGATGTTCATAACAATGAAGATTCAACCGACACAATGATCCTTGATGAG GATTTTGTGGCTAAATCTCTTGGTTTGATAAACAAGGTTACACCTCCTAAGCATTCTATCCAAGGATCACAAAATATATCTAACCTTGATTGCAATTTGGCCTCTAGTGATGAGCTTTTTTATACAAATTACTTGAATGATTTCATGGATGCTGGTAAGTATGCCATGTTGCAAGAACATTTTGATGGTGTTGAGCTTCCTGCTGGAGAAGATACATCCATCCCATGGTTTGAAAATATGACCATTGAGGTTCCTGATGGATTAGAGGCATCCATCCCATGGTTTGAAAATATTTCAGAGAGTAAAAAGAAAACTTCTCATGGAACCATCTCATTGACTACTAATGCAAATGACAATTTACATTTCTTGTGGTTACAAGATCCTGCTCATATCAATATGAATGCAGCTTCAGTTAGTAATTCAAGTTCCCTTACCCCGGATGATCCTTTGAGTCATTCTCCTGGTGTAGCAAATCTATCTTCACCTTCGTTATTTTCTCAAATTCTTCAAAGTCAGAACTCTGCTACTTCACAAACTATATCTAGTATTCAAGATCTTCCAGTTGTGCATCTGCCTGATTTAACTAATGGTAATAATGCGAGTCACCACATAGAAATGATATTATCTCATGCAATCATGTCCCCTGTAGATGCACCAAATCACACTGTGGTTGCAGAACCACCCTCACCTTTTTGGTTACCCGTGGCGACTCCGGAACAATTTTTCAATAAGCATAGTATCTATTCAAATTTTCCTGATTTAGTTCATGGCGCATATATAACTCCTGAAGAAGTGGCAGACATCAGAAATCAGAAAAATGTAGATGAAGAAGCTATCCTCAGTAAGCTCCAATTTTTTAAACAGTTTGATACTGTTGAAGATTTTTCAGATCATCACTATGCTTCCAGTGGTGCTTCAACAAAGCAG CCACCGAAGAATTGGTCAAAGAAGATTCAGGAGGAGTGGAAAATACTTGAGAAGGATTTGCCAG atacTATTTTTGTTAGGGTTTATGAATCAAGAATGGATCTCCTAAGGGCTGTAATTATTGGAGCAGAGGGCACTCCTTACCATGATGGTCTCTTCTTCTTTGATGTTTTCTTCCCTGCTAGCTATCCTAAAGAACCACCA CATGTTTACTATCACTCTGGCGGACTTCGACTCAACCCAAATTTGTATGACTGTGGGAAAGTTTGCCTTAGTCTTCTTAATACCTGGTCTGGTAAAAAGAACGAGAGATGGATACCTGGCATGTCAACTATGCTCCAAGTTCTGGTATCTATTCAAGCTCTAATCTTGAATCAGAAGCCTTACTTTAATGAGCCAGGTTGGGAACGTCTTAGTGGCACACCAAAAGGTGAATTAATGTCCAGGCAATACAATGAAGAGACATTTATCTTGTCACTGAAGACAATGATCTATTCAATGAGGAGGCCTCCAAAG CATTTTGAGGACTTTGTTGTCGGCCATTTCTACACGTGTGCTCATGATATTCTTGTGGCATGCAAAGCATATATGGATGGGGCTCAGGTAGGTTGCCCGGTAAAAGGTGGTATCCAAGATGTCGAAGAAGGTGAGAAGAGTTGCTCACCGAAGTTTAAGGTCTCCATGGCTGGATGCGTAAATATGCTTGTGAAAGAATTTACGGTTTTGGGAGTCAAGGATTGTGAGAAATTCCTTGTTGCCCCTGAATCTCGAAATAATGGAGTTGATAGGATGCCCATGGCTGCTGCAAATATGAACTAG
- the LOC107889390 gene encoding probable ubiquitin-conjugating enzyme E2 26 isoform X2, which produces MDPEVIKIPPPIPLSVKSKNKQVATHEVIDVHNNEDSTDTMILDEVVDIRSKGKAIKSSSGVCPVIKAEDFVAKSLGLINKVTPPKHSIQGSQNISNLDCNLASSDELFYTNYLNDFMDAGKYAMLQEHFDGVELPAGEDTSIPWFENMTIEVPDGLEASIPWFENISESKKKTSHGTISLTTNANDNLHFLWLQDPAHINMNAASVSNSSSLTPDDPLSHSPGVANLSSPSLFSQILQSQNSATSQTISSIQDLPVVHLPDLTNGNNASHHIEMILSHAIMSPVDAPNHTVVAEPPSPFWLPVATPEQFFNKHSIYSNFPDLVHGAYITPEEVADIRNQKNVDEEAILSKLQFFKQFDTVEDFSDHHYASSGASTKQPPKNWSKKIQEEWKILEKDLPDTIFVRVYESRMDLLRAVIIGAEGTPYHDGLFFFDVFFPASYPKEPPHVYYHSGGLRLNPNLYDCGKVCLSLLNTWSGKKNERWIPGMSTMLQVLVSIQALILNQKPYFNEPGWERLSGTPKGELMSRQYNEETFILSLKTMIYSMRRPPKHFEDFVVGHFYTCAHDILVACKAYMDGAQVGCPVKGGIQDVEEGEKSCSPKFKVSMAGCVNMLVKEFTVLGVKDCEKFLVAPESRNNGVDRMPMAAANMN; this is translated from the exons ATGGACCCCGAAGTGATCAAGATTCCTCCTCCGATTCCTCTCTCTGTTAAGTCTAAAAATAAACAG GTTGCTACTCATGAAGTAATTGATGTTCATAACAATGAAGATTCAACCGACACAATGATCCTTGATGAGGTAGTTGATATAAGGAGCAAAGGGAAGGCTATAAAAAGTAGCTCTGGTGTTTGCCCTGTTATTAAAGCTGAA GATTTTGTGGCTAAATCTCTTGGTTTGATAAACAAGGTTACACCTCCTAAGCATTCTATCCAAGGATCACAAAATATATCTAACCTTGATTGCAATTTGGCCTCTAGTGATGAGCTTTTTTATACAAATTACTTGAATGATTTCATGGATGCTGGTAAGTATGCCATGTTGCAAGAACATTTTGATGGTGTTGAGCTTCCTGCTGGAGAAGATACATCCATCCCATGGTTTGAAAATATGACCATTGAGGTTCCTGATGGATTAGAGGCATCCATCCCATGGTTTGAAAATATTTCAGAGAGTAAAAAGAAAACTTCTCATGGAACCATCTCATTGACTACTAATGCAAATGACAATTTACATTTCTTGTGGTTACAAGATCCTGCTCATATCAATATGAATGCAGCTTCAGTTAGTAATTCAAGTTCCCTTACCCCGGATGATCCTTTGAGTCATTCTCCTGGTGTAGCAAATCTATCTTCACCTTCGTTATTTTCTCAAATTCTTCAAAGTCAGAACTCTGCTACTTCACAAACTATATCTAGTATTCAAGATCTTCCAGTTGTGCATCTGCCTGATTTAACTAATGGTAATAATGCGAGTCACCACATAGAAATGATATTATCTCATGCAATCATGTCCCCTGTAGATGCACCAAATCACACTGTGGTTGCAGAACCACCCTCACCTTTTTGGTTACCCGTGGCGACTCCGGAACAATTTTTCAATAAGCATAGTATCTATTCAAATTTTCCTGATTTAGTTCATGGCGCATATATAACTCCTGAAGAAGTGGCAGACATCAGAAATCAGAAAAATGTAGATGAAGAAGCTATCCTCAGTAAGCTCCAATTTTTTAAACAGTTTGATACTGTTGAAGATTTTTCAGATCATCACTATGCTTCCAGTGGTGCTTCAACAAAGCAG CCACCGAAGAATTGGTCAAAGAAGATTCAGGAGGAGTGGAAAATACTTGAGAAGGATTTGCCAG atacTATTTTTGTTAGGGTTTATGAATCAAGAATGGATCTCCTAAGGGCTGTAATTATTGGAGCAGAGGGCACTCCTTACCATGATGGTCTCTTCTTCTTTGATGTTTTCTTCCCTGCTAGCTATCCTAAAGAACCACCA CATGTTTACTATCACTCTGGCGGACTTCGACTCAACCCAAATTTGTATGACTGTGGGAAAGTTTGCCTTAGTCTTCTTAATACCTGGTCTGGTAAAAAGAACGAGAGATGGATACCTGGCATGTCAACTATGCTCCAAGTTCTGGTATCTATTCAAGCTCTAATCTTGAATCAGAAGCCTTACTTTAATGAGCCAGGTTGGGAACGTCTTAGTGGCACACCAAAAGGTGAATTAATGTCCAGGCAATACAATGAAGAGACATTTATCTTGTCACTGAAGACAATGATCTATTCAATGAGGAGGCCTCCAAAG CATTTTGAGGACTTTGTTGTCGGCCATTTCTACACGTGTGCTCATGATATTCTTGTGGCATGCAAAGCATATATGGATGGGGCTCAGGTAGGTTGCCCGGTAAAAGGTGGTATCCAAGATGTCGAAGAAGGTGAGAAGAGTTGCTCACCGAAGTTTAAGGTCTCCATGGCTGGATGCGTAAATATGCTTGTGAAAGAATTTACGGTTTTGGGAGTCAAGGATTGTGAGAAATTCCTTGTTGCCCCTGAATCTCGAAATAATGGAGTTGATAGGATGCCCATGGCTGCTGCAAATATGAACTAG
- the LOC107889390 gene encoding probable ubiquitin-conjugating enzyme E2 26 isoform X1, with protein sequence MDPEVIKIPPPIPLSVKSKNKQVATHEVIDVHNNEDSTDTMILDEVVDIRSKGKAIKSSSGVCPVIKAEVCERLNCSCSCCCLSCLDFVAKSLGLINKVTPPKHSIQGSQNISNLDCNLASSDELFYTNYLNDFMDAGKYAMLQEHFDGVELPAGEDTSIPWFENMTIEVPDGLEASIPWFENISESKKKTSHGTISLTTNANDNLHFLWLQDPAHINMNAASVSNSSSLTPDDPLSHSPGVANLSSPSLFSQILQSQNSATSQTISSIQDLPVVHLPDLTNGNNASHHIEMILSHAIMSPVDAPNHTVVAEPPSPFWLPVATPEQFFNKHSIYSNFPDLVHGAYITPEEVADIRNQKNVDEEAILSKLQFFKQFDTVEDFSDHHYASSGASTKQPPKNWSKKIQEEWKILEKDLPDTIFVRVYESRMDLLRAVIIGAEGTPYHDGLFFFDVFFPASYPKEPPHVYYHSGGLRLNPNLYDCGKVCLSLLNTWSGKKNERWIPGMSTMLQVLVSIQALILNQKPYFNEPGWERLSGTPKGELMSRQYNEETFILSLKTMIYSMRRPPKHFEDFVVGHFYTCAHDILVACKAYMDGAQVGCPVKGGIQDVEEGEKSCSPKFKVSMAGCVNMLVKEFTVLGVKDCEKFLVAPESRNNGVDRMPMAAANMN encoded by the exons ATGGACCCCGAAGTGATCAAGATTCCTCCTCCGATTCCTCTCTCTGTTAAGTCTAAAAATAAACAG GTTGCTACTCATGAAGTAATTGATGTTCATAACAATGAAGATTCAACCGACACAATGATCCTTGATGAGGTAGTTGATATAAGGAGCAAAGGGAAGGCTATAAAAAGTAGCTCTGGTGTTTGCCCTGTTATTAAAGCTGAAGTATGTGAAAGATTGAATTGTTCTTGCAGTTGTTGCTGTTTATCGTGCCTG GATTTTGTGGCTAAATCTCTTGGTTTGATAAACAAGGTTACACCTCCTAAGCATTCTATCCAAGGATCACAAAATATATCTAACCTTGATTGCAATTTGGCCTCTAGTGATGAGCTTTTTTATACAAATTACTTGAATGATTTCATGGATGCTGGTAAGTATGCCATGTTGCAAGAACATTTTGATGGTGTTGAGCTTCCTGCTGGAGAAGATACATCCATCCCATGGTTTGAAAATATGACCATTGAGGTTCCTGATGGATTAGAGGCATCCATCCCATGGTTTGAAAATATTTCAGAGAGTAAAAAGAAAACTTCTCATGGAACCATCTCATTGACTACTAATGCAAATGACAATTTACATTTCTTGTGGTTACAAGATCCTGCTCATATCAATATGAATGCAGCTTCAGTTAGTAATTCAAGTTCCCTTACCCCGGATGATCCTTTGAGTCATTCTCCTGGTGTAGCAAATCTATCTTCACCTTCGTTATTTTCTCAAATTCTTCAAAGTCAGAACTCTGCTACTTCACAAACTATATCTAGTATTCAAGATCTTCCAGTTGTGCATCTGCCTGATTTAACTAATGGTAATAATGCGAGTCACCACATAGAAATGATATTATCTCATGCAATCATGTCCCCTGTAGATGCACCAAATCACACTGTGGTTGCAGAACCACCCTCACCTTTTTGGTTACCCGTGGCGACTCCGGAACAATTTTTCAATAAGCATAGTATCTATTCAAATTTTCCTGATTTAGTTCATGGCGCATATATAACTCCTGAAGAAGTGGCAGACATCAGAAATCAGAAAAATGTAGATGAAGAAGCTATCCTCAGTAAGCTCCAATTTTTTAAACAGTTTGATACTGTTGAAGATTTTTCAGATCATCACTATGCTTCCAGTGGTGCTTCAACAAAGCAG CCACCGAAGAATTGGTCAAAGAAGATTCAGGAGGAGTGGAAAATACTTGAGAAGGATTTGCCAG atacTATTTTTGTTAGGGTTTATGAATCAAGAATGGATCTCCTAAGGGCTGTAATTATTGGAGCAGAGGGCACTCCTTACCATGATGGTCTCTTCTTCTTTGATGTTTTCTTCCCTGCTAGCTATCCTAAAGAACCACCA CATGTTTACTATCACTCTGGCGGACTTCGACTCAACCCAAATTTGTATGACTGTGGGAAAGTTTGCCTTAGTCTTCTTAATACCTGGTCTGGTAAAAAGAACGAGAGATGGATACCTGGCATGTCAACTATGCTCCAAGTTCTGGTATCTATTCAAGCTCTAATCTTGAATCAGAAGCCTTACTTTAATGAGCCAGGTTGGGAACGTCTTAGTGGCACACCAAAAGGTGAATTAATGTCCAGGCAATACAATGAAGAGACATTTATCTTGTCACTGAAGACAATGATCTATTCAATGAGGAGGCCTCCAAAG CATTTTGAGGACTTTGTTGTCGGCCATTTCTACACGTGTGCTCATGATATTCTTGTGGCATGCAAAGCATATATGGATGGGGCTCAGGTAGGTTGCCCGGTAAAAGGTGGTATCCAAGATGTCGAAGAAGGTGAGAAGAGTTGCTCACCGAAGTTTAAGGTCTCCATGGCTGGATGCGTAAATATGCTTGTGAAAGAATTTACGGTTTTGGGAGTCAAGGATTGTGAGAAATTCCTTGTTGCCCCTGAATCTCGAAATAATGGAGTTGATAGGATGCCCATGGCTGCTGCAAATATGAACTAG